A stretch of Sulfurimonas autotrophica DSM 16294 DNA encodes these proteins:
- a CDS encoding AAA family ATPase yields MKNKIKLLKQEIAKGVIGHKDMIDALLIGLMTNGHILLEGVPGLAKTTAVNAIAKALSLEFKRVQFTPDLLPLDIIGAEIYDVKSGDFKIKYGPVFTNLLLADEINRAPAKVQSALLEVMQERQVTIGDSSFKIQNPFLVLATQNPIEQEGAYTLPEAQLDRFMFKVVVGYNTEDEEYEIAQKVANDTFEPINPVIFADELQQIKEEVKAVHIEEELSAYIVKLVFTTRDPKKYGLEELERYIAFGASPRATIDMLKAVKARAYLRGHDFVSPIDIALTIKDVLRHRIILSYDAIAEGLSSDDIIQKILESIEIP; encoded by the coding sequence ATGAAAAATAAAATAAAACTTCTAAAACAAGAGATAGCAAAAGGCGTAATCGGTCATAAAGATATGATTGATGCTCTGCTGATTGGACTTATGACAAATGGGCATATACTGCTTGAAGGTGTTCCCGGTCTTGCCAAAACAACGGCTGTCAATGCTATAGCCAAAGCATTGAGTCTAGAGTTTAAACGTGTGCAGTTTACTCCTGATTTATTGCCTTTAGACATTATTGGAGCAGAAATTTATGATGTAAAGTCCGGAGACTTTAAAATCAAATATGGACCTGTCTTTACAAATTTACTTTTGGCTGATGAGATAAACAGAGCTCCGGCAAAAGTACAATCGGCACTCTTAGAAGTTATGCAGGAAAGACAGGTTACTATAGGTGACAGCAGTTTTAAAATCCAGAATCCGTTTTTAGTGCTCGCAACCCAAAATCCGATTGAACAAGAAGGTGCATACACTTTGCCTGAAGCACAATTAGACCGCTTTATGTTTAAAGTAGTCGTTGGCTACAACACAGAGGATGAAGAGTATGAAATAGCACAAAAAGTTGCCAATGACACTTTTGAACCTATAAATCCGGTCATCTTTGCTGATGAGTTGCAACAAATTAAAGAAGAAGTTAAAGCTGTCCATATTGAAGAGGAATTGAGTGCCTACATTGTAAAACTTGTTTTTACAACAAGAGATCCAAAAAAATACGGCCTTGAAGAGTTAGAACGTTATATAGCATTTGGTGCAAGCCCGCGTGCAACCATCGACATGTTAAAGGCTGTAAAGGCAAGAGCGTATTTACGAGGTCATGATTTCGTCTCTCCTATCGATATTGCACTGACTATAAAAGATGTATTGCGACACCGCATAATTTTAAGCTATGATGCCATTGCCGAGGGGTTGAGCAGTGATGATATTATTCAAAAAATATTAGAATCTATAGAAATACCATAA
- a CDS encoding DUF58 domain-containing protein, translating into MLKTLFKSNKKLALILIKTQREVFSKITGDNTSKRRGEGYDFIELREYESCDDIRHIDWIVSSKIGKPYVKLFHQQRELNVVIAPLLCGSLHFGTTALKKDLLTQICALISYSCVKQNDPFESYICSDEVFLCTQKTKQKFGVRTLVEKIDAYDVLGKTLDYVQITQTLYTQLQHKSILFLIGDFFDTQNLNIKALSLKHEVIVIIVRDRFEEHPAQLGELNITDPALGMSADMTLNKATLKSYTKKIFEHDNELYKKLQRAGIRFIKIYTDEDPAEKIISLMSRI; encoded by the coding sequence ATGCTAAAAACACTTTTCAAATCCAATAAGAAACTGGCATTAATTCTTATTAAAACACAAAGGGAAGTCTTTAGTAAAATTACAGGCGACAATACCAGCAAAAGAAGAGGAGAGGGCTATGATTTTATAGAACTCAGAGAGTATGAAAGCTGTGATGATATAAGACATATAGATTGGATAGTAAGTTCCAAAATAGGCAAGCCCTATGTAAAACTTTTTCATCAGCAGCGAGAATTAAATGTAGTAATCGCTCCTCTTTTATGCGGTTCGCTCCATTTTGGAACAACAGCGCTAAAAAAAGATTTACTGACTCAGATTTGCGCGTTAATCAGTTACAGCTGTGTGAAACAAAATGACCCGTTTGAAAGTTATATTTGCAGTGATGAAGTGTTTTTGTGTACTCAAAAAACAAAACAGAAGTTTGGTGTGAGAACCTTGGTAGAAAAAATTGATGCTTATGACGTCCTTGGAAAAACATTGGATTATGTACAGATAACACAGACTCTTTATACACAGTTGCAGCATAAGAGTATTCTGTTTTTAATCGGTGATTTTTTTGATACGCAAAACTTAAATATTAAGGCATTAAGTCTGAAACATGAGGTGATAGTTATTATTGTGCGTGATCGTTTTGAAGAACATCCTGCCCAGCTGGGCGAGCTCAATATTACTGACCCTGCTCTAGGTATGAGTGCGGATATGACTTTAAATAAAGCGACTCTCAAGTCTTATACAAAAAAAATATTTGAACACGATAATGAGTTATATAAAAAATTACAAAGAGCAGGCATTCGTTTTATTAAAATTTATACGGATGAGGATCCGGCTGAAAAAATCATTAGCTTAATGAGCAGAATATGA
- a CDS encoding VWA domain-containing protein, with the protein MLDSFSFTYPLFLLLLPLFILSALLFKQEKESYYMPHFYQLLPHANKKHYVREILKWTMFTCMIFALSDPIITKKIKAVKSNAVDIVLALDTSDSMSTYGFNEKKYKQSRLNVVKEVVQNFINSRVKDRIGLVVFGTTAGIASPLSFDKEAQKNIVGNINVGVLGKSTALIDGIVSSIQLLKNSKSKSKIIILLSDGEDSASKIPLEFALKLAKKYNIKIYTITIDKSYSDMMKVIANKNGAKNFEVQNKEDLVKVYKSIDSLEKSELEYNTLSVHEHIYFYFLIISLSCAAALLPYVKNRGVL; encoded by the coding sequence ATGCTTGATTCATTTAGTTTTACATATCCTCTTTTTTTATTGTTACTGCCTTTGTTTATACTCAGTGCTTTACTCTTTAAGCAAGAGAAAGAATCCTACTATATGCCGCATTTTTATCAACTGCTGCCTCACGCAAATAAAAAACATTATGTAAGAGAAATTTTAAAATGGACAATGTTTACATGTATGATTTTTGCATTAAGCGACCCGATTATAACGAAAAAAATAAAAGCAGTAAAAAGCAATGCCGTTGATATAGTTTTGGCATTGGACACCAGCGATTCTATGAGCACTTACGGCTTTAATGAAAAAAAGTACAAGCAAAGCAGATTGAATGTCGTAAAAGAGGTCGTGCAAAATTTTATAAATTCAAGAGTGAAAGACAGAATAGGACTGGTGGTTTTTGGTACAACTGCAGGTATAGCCTCTCCTTTGAGTTTTGATAAAGAAGCTCAAAAAAATATAGTTGGCAACATTAACGTGGGAGTGCTTGGAAAAAGTACAGCATTAATTGATGGTATAGTTTCTTCCATACAGCTTTTGAAAAATTCAAAAAGTAAATCGAAGATTATTATTCTGCTTAGTGACGGGGAGGATTCTGCAAGTAAAATACCGCTTGAATTTGCTTTGAAATTGGCAAAAAAGTACAATATAAAAATATACACGATAACTATAGACAAAAGTTACAGCGATATGATGAAAGTGATTGCAAATAAAAACGGTGCAAAAAACTTTGAGGTACAAAATAAAGAAGATTTAGTAAAAGTATACAAAAGTATTGATAGCTTAGAAAAGAGTGAGCTGGAATATAATACTCTGAGTGTGCATGAACATATATATTTTTATTTTTTAATTATATCGCTGTCATGTGCTGCGGCGCTTCTGCCATATGTTAAAAACAGAGGAGTGCTGTAA
- a CDS encoding VWA domain-containing protein, producing the protein MFFLYSYALYFLLIPMLLFVLSFKKTKNSMENIFSQAVIKQLALNTQLLKTSARYRYFLLVMALMIIALARPVYLKQNAVTKQMSSSAVIALDVSKSMHASDIYPSRLGLARLKLLKFIQKANNLHVGILIFAKNSYMLYPLSEDTQALAYMLKNADIKQKLEPNTNLFGVLESGKKMLEKEKTKNIILLTDGGEDVSRADEISYILKNHLKLYAIDFGPKPNNSLKNMTQKSEGYYMKYQWTQSDIEGILDAIQKSSQKIITSEYNMKQYQELFVYPLGTALLILYFVFIIGLKQKYIVKLSLLVGLMQLTLLSAPASAGVFDFIKLQKAHSYYEQKQYEKAIQHYKELTPTSEVNYNIANALYKQHKYLKAVISYKRALSTDKLLNAKIFYNIGNCYVQRDKLELAKSNFEHSLQLHLFKQTKNNLQIITQELKKRKKLKKIFNRGSAKVCFKNTLEQRNNDYKVSSKYKIKLQKLVLSEEEKWIKIIQKQKTPVFLQKIQIKRMSDDAQKPW; encoded by the coding sequence ATGTTTTTTTTATACAGTTATGCACTCTATTTTTTGCTTATTCCTATGCTACTCTTTGTTCTCTCTTTCAAAAAAACGAAAAATTCTATGGAAAACATTTTTTCGCAAGCAGTGATTAAGCAGCTCGCATTAAACACACAATTACTGAAAACTTCGGCCCGTTACAGATATTTTTTACTGGTTATGGCTCTTATGATTATAGCTCTGGCTCGTCCTGTTTATTTGAAACAAAATGCAGTTACAAAACAGATGAGCAGTTCTGCGGTTATTGCTCTTGATGTGTCAAAATCTATGCATGCATCAGACATCTATCCAAGCCGTTTAGGTTTAGCCAGACTAAAACTTTTAAAATTCATCCAAAAAGCGAATAACTTACATGTAGGCATACTTATATTTGCAAAAAATTCCTATATGCTTTACCCACTAAGCGAAGATACACAGGCATTGGCATATATGCTCAAAAATGCCGATATCAAGCAGAAACTAGAACCAAATACCAATCTCTTTGGAGTGCTTGAATCAGGTAAAAAAATGCTGGAGAAAGAAAAAACAAAAAATATAATTCTACTCACTGACGGCGGTGAAGACGTCAGCCGGGCAGATGAAATCTCTTATATTTTGAAAAATCATTTAAAGCTTTATGCAATTGATTTTGGTCCCAAACCGAATAATTCTTTAAAAAATATGACGCAAAAAAGTGAAGGGTATTATATGAAATATCAATGGACACAAAGTGATATTGAGGGCATTTTAGACGCCATACAAAAGAGCTCTCAAAAAATAATTACAAGTGAATATAATATGAAGCAGTATCAAGAATTGTTTGTGTACCCTTTGGGCACTGCATTATTGATACTCTATTTTGTTTTTATTATAGGCTTGAAGCAAAAGTATATAGTGAAACTTTCGTTGTTAGTCGGTCTGATGCAACTGACTCTTTTAAGTGCTCCTGCAAGTGCCGGTGTTTTTGACTTTATAAAATTACAAAAGGCACACTCATACTATGAGCAAAAGCAGTATGAAAAAGCAATCCAACACTATAAAGAGCTAACACCGACAAGCGAAGTAAATTACAATATTGCCAATGCTTTATACAAACAGCACAAGTATTTAAAAGCTGTAATTTCTTATAAACGTGCTCTATCAACAGATAAGCTGCTTAACGCAAAAATTTTTTATAATATCGGAAACTGTTATGTCCAAAGAGACAAACTGGAGTTGGCAAAGTCTAATTTTGAGCACTCTTTACAACTGCATCTCTTTAAGCAGACAAAAAACAATTTACAAATAATCACGCAGGAGCTGAAAAAAAGAAAAAAACTGAAAAAAATTTTTAACAGAGGCTCGGCAAAAGTATGTTTTAAAAATACGCTTGAACAACGCAACAATGATTATAAAGTCAGTTCAAAATATAAGATAAAACTGCAGAAGTTAGTCTTGTCGGAGGAAGAAAAGTGGATAAAAATAATACAAAAGCAAAAAACTCCGGTTTTCTTACAAAAAATTCAGATAAAAAGGATGAGTGATGATGCGCAAAAACCTTGGTAA
- a CDS encoding BatD family protein, with translation MMRKNLGNIIFLLLFIYFDAHAWVKTFAPQYIMKTEALEFTVVAKGFNVKFPKVEYIDGYVVKHIKTSHEAVIINAKKADKLSKIYSLTPDKDVTLPAFNIEVDGKVEKTQPLHVTVKKLTQTRSPDYKLSMDISNKTPMVGEKLTLHVKLVYKDLQDYDLFTPVFNDFSLQELSDKEYKNDKGEWVEEIVYDIAPQRSGTFVLYPAKAKIELSIPKHKKRNIYSNALTLSVTVIPNNLSIVGSYELNASVNTKFIHKNQPVKFTLYLQGSGNINNFDDLNIRVPGATVYEKSTKKLHKGQRDIYQKSFEIVSDKNFTIPSVSLQYFDIKEKKIKNINTQAFAITVKDSVRVKTTTKEEKLTIMEKILYFMSGVFVTLFLIYMYKVLKNTKTTDKQKRVKKELQNIQSKEEFLKKVVPYLGKDRSLNRLIYTLENVENFEFKKLKKEIITYICK, from the coding sequence ATGATGCGCAAAAACCTTGGTAATATAATTTTTCTGCTGCTTTTTATCTATTTTGATGCGCATGCATGGGTTAAAACATTTGCTCCCCAATATATTATGAAAACAGAAGCATTGGAGTTTACTGTCGTTGCCAAGGGCTTTAATGTCAAATTTCCCAAGGTAGAATATATAGACGGATATGTGGTAAAACATATTAAGACTTCACATGAAGCGGTGATAATCAATGCCAAAAAAGCAGACAAGTTGAGTAAAATATACTCTTTGACTCCAGACAAGGATGTTACATTACCCGCTTTTAATATAGAAGTGGATGGCAAGGTTGAAAAAACACAACCCTTACATGTAACAGTGAAAAAACTCACCCAAACACGTTCACCAGATTATAAACTCAGTATGGACATAAGCAATAAAACTCCTATGGTAGGAGAAAAATTGACATTACATGTAAAGCTTGTATATAAAGATTTGCAAGATTATGATCTCTTTACACCTGTCTTTAATGATTTTTCACTGCAAGAACTCAGTGACAAAGAGTATAAAAATGACAAAGGCGAATGGGTAGAAGAGATTGTTTATGATATAGCACCTCAAAGAAGTGGTACATTTGTTTTATACCCGGCAAAAGCCAAGATAGAACTCTCAATTCCAAAACATAAAAAACGCAATATTTATTCTAATGCCCTTACACTCTCAGTAACAGTGATTCCGAACAACCTTTCTATTGTCGGATCCTATGAACTCAATGCGAGTGTCAATACAAAATTCATTCATAAAAATCAGCCGGTAAAATTTACACTTTATCTACAAGGCAGCGGCAATATCAATAATTTTGATGATTTGAATATTAGAGTGCCGGGTGCGACTGTATATGAAAAAAGTACAAAAAAACTGCATAAAGGACAACGTGACATCTATCAAAAAAGCTTTGAAATAGTTTCAGATAAAAATTTTACTATTCCCTCTGTTTCATTGCAATATTTTGATATTAAAGAGAAAAAAATAAAAAACATAAATACCCAGGCTTTTGCTATTACTGTAAAAGATTCTGTGCGTGTAAAAACAACAACTAAAGAGGAGAAACTTACTATTATGGAAAAAATACTTTATTTTATGTCGGGAGTATTTGTAACACTGTTTTTAATTTACATGTATAAAGTATTGAAAAATACTAAAACAACTGATAAACAAAAAAGAGTCAAAAAAGAGCTGCAAAATATTCAGTCAAAAGAGGAATTTTTGAAAAAAGTCGTGCCGTATTTAGGGAAAGACAGATCATTAAATCGTTTAATATATACTCTTGAGAATGTAGAAAATTTTGAATTTAAGAAACTAAAAAAAGAGATAATTACTTATATTTGCAAATAA
- a CDS encoding cytochrome-c peroxidase yields the protein MKKIVALTLTAASLMASSLVQDAKNAGLAPIPTEASKLLKLIDNPKNPITKAKVELGKKLYFDPRLSKSGLISCNTCHNLSKGGDDGMQAAVGHKWTANPHHLSSPTVYNAVFNDKQFWDGRSPDVEDQAQGPIQAAPEMAATQEHVVAVVTSMPAYVKEFQKAYGKNVKITFKKVADTIGLFERTLVTPAPFDAFMNGDENAMTKKQKEGLKTFIQVGCASCHNGVGIGGGMNAFNVVAKYKYMNVGDFKGDANGMVKVPTLRNVTQTAPYFHNGMIPTLKDAIKEMGRIQLGANISDKQAKSIEAFLGALDGKKPYVKLPMLPATNDNTPKPELN from the coding sequence ATGAAAAAAATCGTAGCTCTAACACTTACAGCGGCTTCACTCATGGCAAGCTCATTGGTTCAAGATGCAAAAAATGCAGGACTTGCACCAATTCCAACAGAAGCAAGTAAACTGTTAAAATTAATTGACAATCCAAAAAACCCTATTACAAAAGCTAAAGTAGAACTTGGTAAAAAACTTTACTTTGACCCGAGACTTTCCAAAAGTGGTCTTATCTCTTGTAATACTTGTCACAACCTAAGCAAAGGCGGCGATGACGGTATGCAGGCGGCAGTCGGTCACAAATGGACAGCTAACCCGCATCACCTGAGCTCTCCGACTGTATATAATGCAGTGTTTAATGACAAACAGTTTTGGGATGGTAGAAGTCCAGACGTAGAAGATCAGGCTCAAGGTCCTATCCAAGCGGCTCCTGAAATGGCTGCTACACAAGAGCATGTCGTTGCAGTAGTAACTTCTATGCCTGCATATGTGAAAGAATTTCAAAAAGCATACGGCAAAAATGTAAAAATCACATTTAAAAAAGTGGCTGACACTATCGGGTTGTTTGAGAGAACACTTGTAACACCTGCTCCTTTTGACGCATTTATGAACGGCGATGAAAATGCCATGACGAAAAAGCAAAAAGAAGGTTTAAAAACTTTCATTCAAGTTGGTTGTGCATCATGTCATAACGGTGTTGGTATTGGCGGTGGAATGAATGCCTTTAATGTAGTTGCAAAATACAAATATATGAACGTAGGGGACTTTAAAGGGGATGCCAACGGTATGGTAAAAGTTCCGACACTTAGAAATGTAACCCAAACTGCTCCATACTTTCACAACGGTATGATACCAACACTCAAAGATGCAATCAAAGAGATGGGTCGCATTCAACTTGGAGCTAACATCAGTGACAAGCAGGCTAAATCTATAGAAGCATTTTTAGGTGCACTTGATGGTAAAAAACCATATGTGAAATTGCCAATGCTTCCAGCTACAAATGACAATACTCCTAAACCGGAGTTAAACTAA
- the pdxA gene encoding 4-hydroxythreonine-4-phosphate dehydrogenase produces the protein MSKPIIAVSIGDLNGVGIEIALKAHEVISKICHPIYCINRTMLQKASARLHVTVPDDFELCEVEGEFDIQPGKVDAVSGLYAYESFMAAVHLCEEKKAQAVVTIPIHKEAWMKAGLEFKGHTDLLRQHFNKEAIMMLGCQKMYVALFTEHIPLKDVAKNIKYKKLKQFFLDMHNSIPEAPIAVLGLNPHAGDNGVLGQEELIITKAIKSANKKIGFEQFVGPIVPDVAFAPYCRNNYNYFVAMYHDQGLAPLKALYFDESVNISLNLPIVRTSVDHGTAFDIAYKGEAKTLSYVNAVQSALDLIDNKTHRQGYKKEI, from the coding sequence ATGAGTAAGCCAATTATAGCCGTAAGTATCGGTGATTTAAACGGTGTCGGTATAGAAATAGCACTCAAAGCACATGAAGTAATTTCCAAAATTTGTCATCCGATTTACTGTATAAACAGGACTATGTTGCAAAAAGCCTCTGCACGCTTACATGTAACGGTTCCTGATGATTTTGAGCTTTGTGAAGTTGAGGGAGAGTTTGATATTCAACCAGGAAAAGTAGATGCCGTAAGCGGTTTGTATGCTTATGAATCTTTTATGGCTGCAGTGCATTTGTGCGAAGAAAAAAAAGCGCAAGCAGTCGTCACCATACCAATACACAAAGAAGCCTGGATGAAAGCAGGACTTGAGTTTAAAGGTCATACTGACCTGCTGCGTCAACATTTTAACAAAGAAGCCATTATGATGCTTGGCTGTCAAAAAATGTACGTGGCTCTTTTTACAGAACACATTCCACTCAAAGATGTTGCAAAAAACATCAAATATAAAAAACTCAAGCAGTTCTTTTTGGATATGCACAATTCTATTCCTGAGGCTCCAATAGCAGTGCTCGGTCTCAATCCGCATGCCGGGGACAACGGTGTTTTGGGTCAAGAAGAGCTTATTATTACCAAAGCAATAAAAAGTGCCAACAAAAAAATAGGTTTTGAACAATTTGTAGGTCCAATCGTGCCTGATGTTGCCTTTGCACCCTATTGTCGCAATAATTACAACTATTTTGTAGCGATGTATCATGATCAGGGACTTGCACCGCTTAAAGCACTTTATTTTGATGAGAGTGTTAATATTTCACTCAATCTGCCCATTGTACGTACATCAGTTGACCACGGGACTGCTTTTGACATCGCTTATAAAGGCGAGGCCAAAACACTGAGTTATGTCAATGCTGTACAATCTGCATTGGACCTAATAGATAACAAGACGCACAGGCAAGGTTACAAAAAAGAAATTTAG
- a CDS encoding pyridoxine 5'-phosphate synthase, whose protein sequence is MKLGVNIDHVAVLREARQVNDPDILQALYVACESGAEQITIHLREDRRHIQDIDVKNILQFSKLPVNLECSINKNILDIVSRVKPHRATLVPEKREEVTTEGGLDVFSYENEIAYAIEQLHDSIIPVSLFVDPSIEAMEQSKKLGAEMVELHTGLFANLFAMLNSSLPKSNHSVKELEFPRYELSDRLEMAIEQLKLSARHADKLGLEVAAGHGLNYHNVHEMMQIKEITELNIGQSIIARSVFTGLSEAIKEMKSLTTR, encoded by the coding sequence ATGAAACTTGGCGTCAATATAGACCACGTAGCAGTTTTAAGAGAAGCAAGACAGGTGAATGACCCTGACATTTTACAGGCACTTTATGTTGCATGTGAGAGTGGAGCCGAACAAATTACCATCCATTTACGAGAAGATAGAAGACACATTCAGGATATTGATGTAAAAAATATTTTACAGTTTTCAAAACTGCCTGTAAATCTTGAGTGTTCCATCAATAAAAATATATTAGACATTGTCAGTAGAGTGAAGCCTCATCGTGCCACTTTGGTTCCAGAAAAAAGAGAAGAAGTCACCACGGAAGGCGGACTTGATGTGTTTAGTTATGAAAATGAAATAGCTTATGCAATAGAACAGCTACATGACAGTATTATCCCCGTCTCTTTGTTTGTTGATCCGAGCATTGAAGCGATGGAGCAGTCAAAAAAACTCGGAGCCGAGATGGTTGAGCTGCATACCGGTCTTTTTGCAAATCTTTTTGCGATGCTCAATTCCTCTTTGCCAAAATCAAATCATTCTGTAAAAGAGTTGGAGTTTCCGCGCTATGAACTTAGCGACAGGCTTGAGATGGCAATAGAGCAGCTAAAACTCTCTGCAAGACATGCCGATAAACTCGGACTCGAAGTAGCAGCAGGTCATGGGCTCAACTATCATAATGTGCATGAGATGATGCAAATAAAAGAAATAACAGAGTTAAATATCGGACAAAGCATTATTGCTCGCAGTGTTTTTACTGGTTTAAGTGAAGCCATAAAAGAGATGAAAAGTCTCACAACTCGATGA